A window of the Henckelia pumila isolate YLH828 chromosome 3, ASM3356847v2, whole genome shotgun sequence genome harbors these coding sequences:
- the LOC140892193 gene encoding O-methyltransferase 1, chloroplastic-like, translated as MAALCLRHVPPFYAPKMTKKCIINAKLETKKDDWLLQNALQRASLRLKETLRADPLFVDPYIECLSPPEILADASCGLHEHCLATKFIDDKLLDVMRINDELRQVVLMTDGMDTRPYRLNWPASTILFDVSPERIFKQTIQKLEDVGAKIPRRCLLLHIPFETSYIQQHLQSKGFNGSRPSVWVFQGFPILNLADFKDILEDVSNLATKGSLLFGEMPIWLGGTENGTTVNESTATWMDKLFTGHGLRVELLDYEEVAHSLGKESTGDRYTNVLFVAEQLQFSDDQMSFWRTEFQRIEEEGDEEGFEEL; from the exons ATGGCTGCTTTATGTTTGCGACATGTACCGCCATTTTATGCTCCCAAGATGACGAAAAAATGCATAATAAATGCCAAGCTTGAGACAAAAAAAGATGACTGGTTACTCCAAAATGCACTGCAACGTGCTTCTCTTCGTCTCAAGGAGACCCTTCGCGCAG ATCCTTTGTTTGTAGATCCATACATTGAATGTCTTTCACCGCCTGAAATTCTAGCTGATGCAAGTTGTGGTTTGCACGAGCACTGCCTTGCGACCAAGTTTATTGATGACAAATTGCTCGACGTGATGAGGATAAACGATGAGCTTAGGCAG GTTGTGTTAATGACGGATGGCATGGATACACGACCTTACAGGCTCAATTGGCCAGCATCAACCATACTATTTGATGTGTCTCCTGaaagaatattcaaacaaaCAATACAGAAACTTGAAG ATGTTGGGGCTAAGATTCCGAGAAGGTGCTTGCTCCTTCATATACCGTTTGAAACATCTTATATTCAGCAACATTTACAAAGCAAAGGATTTAACGGTTCGAGACCTAGCGTCTGGGTTTTCCAG GGATTTCCAATATTGAATTTGGCTGATTTTAAAGATATTTTAGAAGATGTCAGTAATTTAGCCACAAAGGGAAGTCTCTTGTTTGGGGAAATGCCTATATGGTTGGGTGGTACTGAAAATGGAACCACGGTCAATGAG TCCACAGCGACTTGGATGGATAAGCTTTTCACAGGACATGGTTTGAGGGTGGAGCTCCTGGATTATGAGGAAGTTGCCCATAGTCTTGGGAAAGAATCGACAGGGGATAGATACACTAATGTGCTATTTGTTGCAGAGCAGCTTCAATTTTCTGATGATCAG ATGTCATTTTGGAGGACAGAGTTCCAAAGAATAGAAGAAGAAGGAGACGAAGAAGGATTCGAAGAGCTCTAA